One segment of Mycolicibacterium baixiangningiae DNA contains the following:
- a CDS encoding glycosyltransferase family 2 protein translates to MAQRNPPRTTFVIASRDRAGELASVVTRLLDTTECPVVVVDNDSRDDSVATVKRVASRAAGRVHLVELDSNRGAVGRNAGVAASATPYVAFCDDDSWWQPDAPAIAEQTFDAHPGVGLLAARTIVLPRDREDDFSRMLADSPLGHPPHLPGPAILGFMSCAAMVRRAAFEQAGGFSGILHFRGEEMLLAVDMTTLGWDLCYCPALVAMHQPSQVRATTAAQAARVMRNDVLTTWLRRPAGQCLRATGTLLTATLRDTEHARAAGEAVARLPAVLRGRRRLPDRVERALELLESG, encoded by the coding sequence ATGGCCCAACGGAACCCGCCGCGAACCACGTTCGTGATCGCCAGCCGGGACCGGGCGGGCGAACTGGCGTCCGTCGTGACCCGCCTGCTCGACACCACCGAGTGCCCGGTCGTCGTGGTGGACAACGACTCTCGCGACGATTCGGTGGCCACCGTCAAACGCGTGGCGTCCCGCGCGGCGGGCCGGGTGCACCTCGTCGAACTGGACAGCAACCGCGGGGCGGTGGGCCGCAACGCCGGCGTCGCGGCCAGCGCCACCCCGTACGTGGCGTTCTGCGACGACGACTCCTGGTGGCAGCCCGACGCTCCGGCGATTGCCGAGCAGACCTTCGACGCCCACCCCGGGGTGGGCCTGCTCGCCGCCCGCACCATCGTGCTGCCCCGCGACCGGGAGGACGACTTCAGCAGAATGCTGGCCGACAGCCCGCTGGGACATCCGCCGCATCTGCCCGGCCCGGCGATCCTGGGTTTCATGTCGTGCGCGGCGATGGTGCGCAGGGCCGCGTTCGAACAGGCCGGCGGATTCTCCGGCATCCTGCATTTCCGCGGCGAGGAGATGCTGCTCGCCGTGGACATGACCACACTCGGCTGGGACCTGTGCTACTGCCCGGCCCTGGTGGCGATGCACCAGCCGTCGCAGGTGCGCGCCACCACCGCCGCACAGGCCGCCCGCGTGATGCGCAACGACGTTCTGACCACCTGGCTGCGCCGCCCCGCCGGACAGTGCCTGCGGGCCACCGGCACACTGCTCACCGCGACGCTGCGCGACACCGAACACGCGCGGGCCGCGGGCGAGGCCGTCGCGCGCCTGCCCGCCGTGCTGCGCGGGCGCAGGCGCCTGCCGGACCGGGTCGAGCGGGCGCTCGAGCTGCTGGAGTCCGGGTGA
- a CDS encoding glycosyltransferase, producing MKIAMVSEHASPLATLGGVDAGGQNVHVAELSAALARCDHEVTVYTRRDDPDLPERVTTAEGYTVVHVPAGPARPLPKDELLGHMGPFAQYLDEQWSSDRPDVTHAHFWMSGIATQLAARHLDLPAVQTFHALGVVKRRHQGALDTSPKDRLKLEAMVARTATWVAATCTDEVFELMRLGRSRTRISVVPCGVDLDLFTPDGPRAERGARYRVVSVGRFVPRKGFDVVVRALPAIADAELVLVGGPDRAEVEADPEARRLRDLAERLGVGDRLVFQGAVARADMPALLRSADVVACTPWYEPFGIVPLEAMGCGVPVVAAAVGGMLDTVVHDVTGRLVTPKRPVEVAEAVNTLLHDAFLRQSLGAAGRDRARARYSWDRVAADTLRIYDRVVPGAHETAACDPTTSATTSASSV from the coding sequence ATGAAGATCGCAATGGTCTCCGAACACGCCAGCCCACTGGCGACCCTCGGCGGGGTGGACGCCGGCGGTCAGAACGTTCATGTGGCCGAGTTGTCGGCGGCGCTGGCACGCTGTGATCACGAGGTCACCGTCTACACCCGCCGCGACGACCCGGATCTTCCCGAACGCGTCACCACGGCAGAGGGTTACACCGTCGTGCACGTACCCGCCGGGCCCGCCCGCCCGCTGCCCAAGGACGAGTTGCTGGGGCATATGGGGCCGTTCGCGCAGTACCTCGACGAACAGTGGAGCAGTGACCGGCCCGACGTGACCCACGCGCACTTCTGGATGTCGGGTATCGCCACCCAGTTGGCCGCCCGGCACCTCGACCTGCCCGCGGTGCAGACGTTCCATGCCCTCGGTGTGGTCAAACGTCGTCACCAGGGTGCGCTGGACACCAGCCCCAAGGACCGGCTGAAGCTCGAGGCGATGGTGGCCCGCACCGCGACGTGGGTGGCCGCCACGTGCACCGACGAGGTGTTCGAACTCATGCGGCTCGGGCGGTCGCGCACCCGGATCTCGGTGGTCCCGTGCGGGGTCGACCTCGACCTGTTCACCCCGGACGGCCCCCGCGCCGAACGCGGCGCGCGGTACCGGGTCGTGAGCGTCGGAAGGTTCGTGCCGCGCAAGGGTTTCGACGTGGTGGTCCGCGCACTGCCCGCCATCGCGGACGCGGAACTGGTGCTGGTCGGCGGACCCGACCGCGCCGAGGTGGAGGCCGACCCCGAAGCCCGCCGGCTGCGCGACCTCGCCGAGCGGCTCGGCGTCGGCGACCGGCTGGTGTTCCAGGGGGCGGTGGCCCGCGCGGACATGCCCGCCCTGCTGCGGTCGGCCGATGTCGTCGCCTGCACGCCGTGGTACGAGCCGTTCGGCATCGTCCCACTCGAGGCGATGGGATGTGGTGTCCCGGTCGTGGCCGCCGCCGTGGGCGGGATGCTCGACACCGTCGTCCACGACGTCACCGGGCGCCTGGTTACCCCGAAGCGGCCCGTCGAGGTCGCCGAAGCGGTCAACACCCTGCTGCACGACGCGTTCCTGCGGCAGAGCCTGGGCGCCGCGGGACGCGACCGTGCCCGAGCGCGGTACTCATGGGATCGCGTCGCCGCCGACACGCTGCGCATCTACGACCGGGTGGTGCCCGGCGCCCACGAGACGGCGGCATGCGACCCCACGACATCCGCGACGACGTCCGCCTCGTCGGTATGA
- a CDS encoding glycosyltransferase produces MSTGRQRAILAWHVHGAWMQALVAGAHRYLVPVNAARDADGRGLLGRDWPQAEEIDADRLRGEDIELVVLQRPEEIELTERWTGRRPGRDLPAVYVEHNAPRPHAVDSVHPLADRTDIPVVHVTDFNRLMWDSGDAPTRVIDHGIADPGLRYSGEIAAAATMINEPVRRWRTVGADLLAPLGARVPIDVWGMGTAALADRHWPGVRAQGDVPGPQLWQDVARRRVYLHTARWTSLGLSLVEAMFLGMPVVAVASTMAPLVVPAEAGVVSADVETLASALERFVSDPPAAGAAGKAARDFAMAHFSLDRFLDDWDRLIDDCCG; encoded by the coding sequence ATGTCGACCGGCAGGCAGCGCGCGATTCTGGCGTGGCACGTGCACGGCGCCTGGATGCAGGCGCTGGTGGCCGGCGCGCATCGCTACCTGGTCCCGGTGAACGCCGCCAGGGACGCTGACGGCCGGGGGCTGCTCGGCCGGGACTGGCCCCAGGCCGAAGAGATCGACGCCGACCGGCTGCGCGGCGAGGACATCGAGCTGGTGGTGCTGCAGCGCCCCGAGGAGATCGAGCTGACCGAGCGGTGGACGGGCCGGCGGCCGGGTCGCGACCTTCCCGCCGTCTACGTCGAACACAACGCGCCGCGACCGCACGCCGTCGACAGTGTGCATCCGCTGGCCGACCGCACCGACATTCCCGTCGTCCACGTCACCGACTTCAACCGACTGATGTGGGACAGCGGTGACGCGCCCACTCGGGTGATCGACCACGGCATCGCCGATCCCGGGCTGCGCTACAGCGGTGAGATCGCGGCGGCCGCGACGATGATCAACGAACCGGTGCGGCGCTGGCGCACGGTCGGTGCCGATCTCCTGGCCCCGCTGGGGGCCCGCGTCCCGATCGACGTGTGGGGTATGGGAACAGCGGCACTGGCCGACCGGCACTGGCCGGGCGTCCGCGCACAGGGAGACGTCCCGGGACCGCAGCTGTGGCAGGACGTGGCGCGGCGCCGGGTGTACCTGCACACGGCGCGGTGGACCTCGCTCGGACTGTCGCTGGTGGAGGCGATGTTCCTGGGAATGCCCGTGGTGGCTGTCGCCTCGACGATGGCGCCGCTGGTGGTGCCCGCCGAGGCGGGTGTGGTGAGTGCCGATGTCGAGACGCTGGCATCGGCGCTGGAAAGGTTCGTGTCCGATCCGCCCGCGGCCGGTGCCGCGGGTAAGGCGGCGCGTGACTTCGCGATGGCGCACTTCTCGCTCGACCGCTTCCTCGATGACTGGGATCGGTTGATCGACGACTGCTGCGGTTGA